The Patescibacteria group bacterium genome has a segment encoding these proteins:
- a CDS encoding TIGR00282 family metallophosphoesterase: MPARKPITVLIFGDVVGRAGRNALKEVLPKWRKKYSPHLVIANAENLAHGSGVTPSTLEEARAAGVDFFTSGNHIFKRKDALPLLTQREPILIRPANYPPETPGVGHRLLSVGTLNILVINLIGRVFFNEDFEDPFREFDRILKQYRNQKVNAVVVDAHTEATSEASALGWYLDGRAAVVYGTHTHIPTADAKVLPKGAAYITDVGMTGLRDTVLGVDKDVIIRRFLTQTPVGFIIPESGPAVINALVVNINPNTGQAIDVALAQEEIIV, translated from the coding sequence ATGCCCGCTAGAAAGCCTATCACTGTTCTAATCTTCGGTGATGTGGTCGGGCGCGCCGGCCGCAACGCCCTGAAAGAGGTGCTGCCAAAGTGGCGCAAGAAGTATTCGCCGCATTTGGTCATTGCCAATGCCGAAAACCTGGCGCATGGCAGCGGGGTAACTCCGTCCACGCTCGAAGAGGCGCGCGCCGCCGGTGTCGACTTCTTCACCTCAGGCAATCACATCTTCAAGCGCAAAGACGCCCTGCCGCTGCTGACCCAGCGGGAACCGATATTGATTCGTCCGGCCAACTATCCGCCGGAAACACCGGGCGTCGGTCATCGTCTATTGTCTGTCGGAACCTTAAACATTCTGGTGATAAACTTGATTGGCCGAGTATTCTTCAATGAAGACTTCGAGGATCCCTTTCGCGAGTTTGACCGGATCCTAAAGCAATACCGTAATCAGAAAGTGAACGCCGTGGTGGTCGACGCCCACACCGAAGCCACCTCCGAAGCCAGCGCCCTGGGGTGGTATCTCGACGGACGCGCTGCCGTGGTTTACGGCACTCACACCCACATACCGACGGCTGATGCCAAAGTATTGCCAAAGGGAGCCGCCTATATTACCGATGTCGGGATGACGGGCTTGCGCGATACGGTGCTGGGCGTGGACAAGGACGTGATAATCAGACGTTTTCTGACGCAAACCCCGGTTGGGTTTATCATTCCAGAGTCAGGCCCGGCCGTGATCAATGCGCTGGTGGTGAATATAAATCCAAATACCGGCCAGGCGATCGATGTTGCCCTGGCGCAGGAAGAGATAATCGTTTAG
- a CDS encoding HU family DNA-binding protein: protein MNKAELMETLAAKAGVTKKQAEDVMQAFENLVIERLRAGSEVTLTGFGTFLARVRESRMGVNPQNPSERIRIPTVTVPKFKSGKALKDGLKTHAEPTTTATPEKPSGD, encoded by the coding sequence ATGAACAAAGCTGAACTAATGGAAACCTTGGCCGCTAAGGCTGGGGTGACAAAAAAACAAGCCGAGGACGTGATGCAAGCGTTTGAAAATCTAGTGATAGAACGTTTGCGTGCCGGATCGGAAGTTACGCTGACTGGCTTCGGAACCTTTTTAGCCCGGGTGCGCGAGTCCCGCATGGGCGTCAATCCGCAGAATCCAAGCGAACGTATCCGAATCCCAACTGTCACCGTACCGAAGTTCAAGTCTGGCAAGGCGCTCAAGGATGGCCTGAAGACTCATGCCGAACCCACCACGACAGCGACTCCCGAGAAACCCAGTGGCGACTAG
- a CDS encoding GIY-YIG nuclease family protein: MWYIYALHCNDGTLYVGSTNSIKRRWFEHQDGQSRSTRYKRPLRLVWYMAVQYEFQARHLEKYFKVGSGKAILKKRFIMNG; encoded by the coding sequence ATGTGGTATATCTATGCACTTCACTGTAATGATGGTACTTTGTATGTCGGATCAACGAATAGCATAAAAAGACGCTGGTTTGAGCATCAGGATGGTCAATCACGTTCAACGCGATATAAACGACCTCTACGCCTTGTGTGGTATATGGCCGTGCAATACGAATTTCAAGCACGCCATTTAGAAAAGTACTTCAAGGTTGGTTCAGGTAAAGCAATTTTGAAAAAGCGCTTTATCATGAATGGATAG
- a CDS encoding metallophosphoesterase family protein, with protein sequence MSTVAFSDSHLIAKFDPAKYFYLQNIIEPADRVIINGDFWDGYMTSFTDLLNSEWSKLLEILSGKKTYYVCGNHDTAALHDRRTNQFAQWCGEVLELMINGQKYRFEHGHRIAPTMDQIYPSLFQRKWVAKTAAGFEHAGAWMLGQKFFIINQPKNTEIKRWQRQNIAPDQILICGHSHWPESNESERFYNTGYIRHRFAHHLVIDNGQHNLISGRY encoded by the coding sequence ATGTCCACCGTCGCGTTTTCTGACAGCCACCTGATCGCTAAATTCGACCCGGCGAAATATTTTTATTTACAAAACATCATCGAACCAGCCGATCGTGTGATTATCAACGGTGACTTTTGGGATGGATATATGACCAGTTTTACCGACCTGCTCAATAGCGAATGGTCGAAGCTGTTGGAAATCTTAAGCGGCAAGAAAACTTACTACGTGTGCGGCAATCACGACACGGCAGCGTTGCATGACCGGCGTACCAATCAATTTGCTCAATGGTGCGGCGAGGTGCTCGAGCTGATGATAAATGGACAAAAGTATCGCTTCGAGCACGGACACCGGATTGCGCCGACCATGGACCAAATATACCCCAGCCTATTTCAGCGCAAATGGGTAGCAAAAACTGCCGCTGGTTTTGAACACGCTGGCGCTTGGATGCTGGGACAGAAGTTTTTTATTATTAACCAGCCCAAGAATACCGAAATTAAACGGTGGCAGCGGCAAAATATTGCCCCCGATCAGATACTGATATGCGGACACAGTCATTGGCCGGAGAGCAATGAGTCGGAACGATTCTATAACACTGGCTATATCCGACATCGTTTTGCTCACCACCTGGTTATCGATAATGGGCAACATAACCTGATTAGTGGGCGCTATTAA
- a CDS encoding PilT/PilU family type 4a pilus ATPase, with amino-acid sequence MKTIDDLLKVAVNKGASDLHLVVDMVPMLRIDGELIEMADEPAISAAVMKDMIFAMLDAHLKDALVRDRELDISHEIKDLSRFRVNIHWEKDQLSVVARVISNTAPTMEEIMLPEVVYELVRLKQGLILMTGPTGCGKSTTLAAMINLINSERRCNIITLEDPIEFVYAPKESIIRQRQLGTDTLSFQQALKHVVRQDPNVILVGEMRDLETIAATITLAETGHLVLATLHTYNAAQTVDRIIDVFPPNQQAQVRLQLSLFLRGIISQQLLPTTQEQKAKSSAAHGPVSAGRVAAREILINTPAVANLIRENKIAQIKAVIQTSSDYGMQTMDQDIRHLYDKGYISRETALTYMTDPETLK; translated from the coding sequence ATGAAAACAATCGACGATCTTCTAAAGGTAGCGGTAAATAAGGGCGCATCCGACCTCCACTTGGTGGTGGACATGGTGCCGATGCTTCGGATTGACGGCGAGTTAATTGAAATGGCGGATGAGCCAGCCATCAGTGCGGCTGTAATGAAAGACATGATTTTTGCCATGCTGGATGCCCACCTCAAGGATGCGCTAGTGCGCGATCGGGAGCTGGATATTTCTCATGAAATCAAAGACTTGTCCCGGTTCCGGGTTAATATCCATTGGGAAAAAGACCAGCTGAGCGTGGTGGCTCGGGTGATCTCAAACACCGCTCCAACTATGGAAGAAATCATGCTGCCGGAGGTGGTCTATGAGCTGGTGCGACTGAAGCAGGGTTTAATCCTAATGACCGGACCGACCGGGTGTGGCAAGTCAACCACGCTAGCCGCGATGATCAACCTGATCAATAGTGAGCGGCGCTGCAATATTATTACGCTGGAAGACCCAATCGAGTTCGTCTACGCACCCAAAGAAAGCATCATCAGACAGCGCCAGCTAGGTACCGACACGCTTTCTTTCCAACAGGCGCTGAAGCACGTCGTGCGGCAGGATCCGAACGTGATACTGGTGGGCGAAATGCGCGACCTAGAAACGATTGCCGCAACTATTACCCTGGCTGAAACCGGCCACTTGGTGCTGGCCACATTGCATACCTACAATGCTGCCCAGACCGTCGACCGTATTATCGACGTGTTTCCACCCAACCAGCAAGCCCAAGTGCGTCTGCAGTTATCATTATTCTTGAGAGGCATCATATCCCAACAGCTCTTACCCACCACGCAGGAACAAAAAGCCAAGTCATCGGCCGCTCATGGTCCGGTGTCGGCTGGCCGGGTAGCGGCGCGTGAAATACTGATCAATACACCGGCAGTGGCCAACCTGATCCGGGAAAATAAGATTGCCCAGATCAAAGCCGTAATTCAAACCAGCTCAGACTATGGCATGCAAACAATGGATCAAGATATCCGACACCTATACGACAAGGGCTATATCTCCAGAGAAACGGCGCTGACATATATGACTGATCCTGAAACCCTGAAGTAA
- a CDS encoding NUDIX hydrolase, whose protein sequence is MVKVRYELPNGRRDSFYLNNSGRIVCALVVTKDKQVVLAQQYRPGPDRVFLELPGGKIEAGETPKQAVAREILEETGYRGNAHFIVATNDDAWSRKIRYHFVITDAVKVAEPHPDELENCRVRLMPLNKLRQHLRSGRLTDVETGYLALDYLKLLSG, encoded by the coding sequence ATGGTTAAAGTACGGTATGAATTGCCGAATGGTCGACGCGATAGTTTTTATTTGAATAACAGCGGCCGGATCGTATGCGCGCTGGTGGTGACAAAAGATAAGCAAGTAGTATTAGCGCAGCAATACCGCCCCGGGCCAGACCGGGTTTTTCTCGAATTACCGGGCGGTAAGATTGAGGCTGGCGAAACACCCAAGCAAGCGGTGGCGCGGGAAATATTGGAAGAAACCGGTTATCGGGGTAACGCGCATTTTATTGTGGCCACCAATGACGACGCCTGGTCACGCAAGATCCGCTATCATTTTGTGATAACCGATGCCGTGAAAGTGGCGGAACCGCATCCGGACGAATTGGAAAATTGCCGGGTTCGATTGATGCCGCTAAACAAACTGCGTCAGCATCTTCGTTCCGGCCGGCTAACCGACGTTGAGACGGGTTATCTGGCGCTGGATTATCTAAAACTGCTATCTGGTTAA